A region of the Caballeronia sp. TF1N1 genome:
GTCGGCGCGCATCTCGCCGCGCCCGAATGGAACGTGCCGATCCGCGTCGGCGAAGCATTGCCGGCCGGGCGCGAGGGCAACGAAGCGGTGGGCGTGGTGATCCTCGAAGGTTTCGATCGATACGAACTGGCCGCGTGTCTCGAAGACGTGCGCGAGCAACTCGTGGCGAGCGGCGTCGCGGCACGCGTGCGTTCAGCCGGGCATTACGCGCAGGCGTACCGGCTGGACTATGACGAGCTTGCGCATCTCGAACACTTCCGTCGCGACGACGCGCTCATCACCGAACGCTTCGACCTGAAATAGCCGAACGACTACAAATCATCAGGAGACAACATGACCACTTCGATAAAACGGCGCCGCCTCGTCCAGACACTCTCGCTCGGAAGCGCGGCGCTCGCGCTCGGCATCTCGCCGCTGATCGCGCACGCCGAGCCCGACAGCACGCTGATCGCGGAGGCGAAGAAGGAAGGCAAGCTCGTGGTGTATGGCGATCTCTTCACGGTGCAGATCATCGTCAAGGGATTCACCGCGAAGTATCCAGGCATCGACGTGACGACCGCGACCGGCGACGCCTGGCAGATCTATAACCGCTTCATCGGCGAACAGCAGGCGGGACGTCCGGTGATGGATGTGTTCTATCAGGCCGAGGACACCATCATCACGGCGGGCGCGTCGGGCACGCTCGCCGATGTGTCGTATGGCGACAAGGGCGTGCTCTTGCCCATCGCCACGCCCGCGCAGGGCACGACGTATCTGCGCGGCAACGGCCAGCTGTGCCTCTTCGCCTACAACAAGCAGTCGATCGGTTCCGCGCCCATTCCCGCCGACTGGCAGGACTACGCGAAGCCGAAGGACGAATGGGACGGACTCGTGGCGACGACGAATCCGGCGTCGTCTTCCGCGACCTTCGCGGTGATCGCGAGTCTTTATCAGCATTACGGACCCGAAGCCGGCGGCGCGATCCTCAAGGGCGTGCGCAAGACCAACGCGGAACTGGTGGCCTCCATGGGCGTGATGACGACCAAGCTGCAAACCGGCGAACGTCCGCTCGATTTCTTCACCAACACGACGGCCGCGACGGGTCTCATCGCGCAAGGCGTGCCGGTTGAAGTGAGAGTGCCGGCATCGGGCGCGGTGGCGCAGTTCAACGCGGTGGCGATCAGCAAGACGGCGCCGCATCCGAACGCGTCGAAGCTCTTTCTGGATTACGCATTGAGCGCGGAGACGCAGACGCGGCTCGCTGCGGCGGGCGCGTATCCGGTGCGCAAGGACGTTGCCGCGCCGAAGGGCTTGCCCGCGCTCACGAACGTCAAGCTGCTCAAGCTCGATTTGCCGCAGGCGCTGAAGGATCGCGACACGATCCTCAAGTGGTGGTCGGCGAGCACCGGTTTCAATACGCGTTGAGGAGAAACGATGATCGAGGAAGTGAATTTGCATGACGTGTCGGTGGCGAACCTGACCGTGGCGGGCGGCGCGCCCGTTGCGCTGATCGAGGCCGCCGCGGCGGCGGGACTCGGCAAGGTCGGCTTGCTTTTGCGCACGGCGACGCCCAAGCCGCTCGCGCACGAAGTCATCGGCCGGCCAGACGTGGTGCGCGAGATCAAGGCGGCGTGCCGTGCGAACGACATCCGCGTGTTCGACGTGGAAGCGTTCATTCTTTCGCCCGCCGCCGATATCGACACTTATCGCGCGGCGCTCGCCACCGGCGCGGAGCTGGGCGCGACGCATATCTCGGCGGTCGGCACGGAACTGCTGACCAACGACGCGTTTTTATCGGCGCCGGAACGCATCGAACTGTTCGGCCGCTTGTGCGATGCCGCCGCCGAATACGGCCTGCATGTGGGCGTCGAATTCATGCTGTATCGCGACGTGCGCACGCTTGGTGAAACGCTCGAGTTGCTGAATGCGGCGGGGCGCGCCAACGCGGGCGTGATCCTCGATGTGCTGCATTTTCATCGTAGCGGCGCGCGCCCGGAAGAACTCGACGCGGTGCCGGCCGAACGTATTGCCTACGTGCAGTTGTGCGATGCCGTCGAACGAAGTCCGTCGCTCGACGGGCTCGCCAACGAAGCCCGCACCGCGCGCCTGCATCTAGGCGATGGCGTGATTCCGCTCGATGCGATTCTCGACCGCTTGCCCGCCGACGCGCAACTCGTGATCGAGACGCCGGTTGCGGCGGATGCCGATCTATCCGATGCACGCAAGGTAGCCCATTGCACCGATGCCGCGCGTCGTTTTTTCGCGCGGCGCGCAAGCCAGCGAGGTTGAACATGACGATCAGCCAGGCATTCGAAGGACGCGTCGCCCTCGTGACGGGCGCTGCATCGGGAATCGGGCTCGCGTGCACGGAGCGCTTGATGTCGGAAGGCGCGACGGTGGTCCTATGGGACATCGACCAGAAGCGGCTCACCGCGTGCCAGGAACGTCTGGGCGAGCGCGCGA
Encoded here:
- a CDS encoding ABC transporter substrate-binding protein; amino-acid sequence: MTTSIKRRRLVQTLSLGSAALALGISPLIAHAEPDSTLIAEAKKEGKLVVYGDLFTVQIIVKGFTAKYPGIDVTTATGDAWQIYNRFIGEQQAGRPVMDVFYQAEDTIITAGASGTLADVSYGDKGVLLPIATPAQGTTYLRGNGQLCLFAYNKQSIGSAPIPADWQDYAKPKDEWDGLVATTNPASSSATFAVIASLYQHYGPEAGGAILKGVRKTNAELVASMGVMTTKLQTGERPLDFFTNTTAATGLIAQGVPVEVRVPASGAVAQFNAVAISKTAPHPNASKLFLDYALSAETQTRLAAAGAYPVRKDVAAPKGLPALTNVKLLKLDLPQALKDRDTILKWWSASTGFNTR
- a CDS encoding sugar phosphate isomerase/epimerase, which codes for MIEEVNLHDVSVANLTVAGGAPVALIEAAAAAGLGKVGLLLRTATPKPLAHEVIGRPDVVREIKAACRANDIRVFDVEAFILSPAADIDTYRAALATGAELGATHISAVGTELLTNDAFLSAPERIELFGRLCDAAAEYGLHVGVEFMLYRDVRTLGETLELLNAAGRANAGVILDVLHFHRSGARPEELDAVPAERIAYVQLCDAVERSPSLDGLANEARTARLHLGDGVIPLDAILDRLPADAQLVIETPVAADADLSDARKVAHCTDAARRFFARRASQRG